Proteins from one Romboutsia sp. CE17 genomic window:
- the hpt gene encoding hypoxanthine phosphoribosyltransferase, translating into MFKVTGVMLSEEEIKSKVYELAKQIEKDYEGEDLLVVGILKGASVFVADLIRNIDLDVNMDFMSVSSYGNSTESSGTVKIIKDLDVDIEGRNVLIVEDIIDSGLTLSNLVAALQTRKPKSLKLCTLLDKPQRRTANMHVDYVGFVIEDKFIVGYGIDYAEKYRNLPYIGIVEDVK; encoded by the coding sequence ATGTTTAAAGTTACAGGGGTAATGTTATCTGAAGAAGAAATAAAATCTAAAGTATATGAATTAGCAAAGCAAATAGAGAAGGATTATGAAGGGGAAGATTTACTTGTAGTAGGTATATTAAAGGGTGCTAGCGTATTCGTAGCCGACTTAATAAGAAATATAGATTTAGATGTTAATATGGACTTTATGAGTGTGTCAAGTTATGGTAACTCAACTGAGTCTTCAGGAACAGTTAAGATAATAAAAGACTTAGATGTTGATATAGAAGGCAGAAATGTATTAATAGTTGAAGATATAATAGATTCTGGACTAACTTTAAGCAACTTAGTAGCTGCTTTACAAACTAGAAAGCCGAAATCTTTAAAGCTATGTACTTTACTAGATAAACCACAAAGAAGAACTGCTAATATGCATGTTGACTATGTTGGATTTGTTATAGAAGATAAGTTTATAGTTGGATATGGTATAGATTATGCTGAGAAATATAGAAACTTACCATATATTGGAATAGTAGAAGACGTGAAATAA